Genomic window (Pseudomonas sp. MM211):
TCTTCGAAGCGATCGCCCGCCAGGACTCCGACGCTGCGCGCGCCGCCATGCGCCTGCACCTGACCAACAGCCGCGAGCGGCTGCGTCAGGCCCATGAGGCCGCTGAAGTGGTCGTCAAGCAGGCCTGAGCCCTGCAAGGCAGAAACGGGCTGCAGAGCCAGCCTGTTTCTAACGCCGCAAAATCGATGCACAGCTGATCGCAGGTAGATGCTCAGGCGTCCTTGCGATAGGTCAGTAGAACAATCCCCGCCAGCACGATCGCGCCGCCGATCATCTGTATACCGCTCAATACCTGATCCAGCAGCAGCCAGCCGAACAGCAGCGTGGCGATGGGCTCCATGTTCATCACCGGTGCGTTCTTGGCCATGTTCAGGCGCGGCACGGTGACGAACAGCATGCAGAAGGCGATGCCGTAGAGCAGCACCAGGGCGCCCAGCGCGATCCAGCCGGTTTCGTTGCCCGGCAGGTTCATGCCGCCAGGGATCAGGTCGGCGCTGCCAGCCAGTGCCATGCTGCTGAACACGATCATCAGGGTCAGCATGCTACGCACCGAGCCGCGCAGGCTCGACAGCTTGTGGTCGGTGATCCACAGCGCGCAGGCGAATACGCAGGCGGCGAGGAACGACACGCTTACTCCAACCACCCATTCCGGGCCGGCAGGCTCGCTGGCGCTCAGGCGTGCGGGAAGATCCAGGGCGAACATCAGGCCGAGCAGAATCAGGCCCATGAGCATCACCGTGCGCCGCGTCGGCGCCGAGCCACCCAGTGCCCAGGTGAGCAGGGCGAGCAGGATCGGGAAGGTGTTGCCGATCAGCAGCGCAAGTGCCACGGGGATGCGCGCCACAGCGGAGTACAGGCAGATGCTCTGGGTGGCGATCAGCAGACCCAGCAGCAATTGCCAGCGCCAGGCGCCAGGTGGCATCTGCAGAGCCTGGCGTTGCCAGACGACGATGCCCAGTAGCACCAGCATGGTGACACCGGAACGACACAGGATCGCCAGGAGCAGGCCGGTGTCGTTGTCGAAAGCGATGCGTGCAGCGATGTGGTTGCCGGCGAAGGAGCATGCCAGCAGGGCCAACAACAGCACGGCGATATGGCGGGGAAACAGGGCAGGGGACGTCATGGCAGCAATTTCCGTATTGATTGAGCCGTCAGGGCGAGATGGCGTGACGGCTTGGTGACCGTTCTGCCTCTCTAAAAAAAACGGCGGGTCGCGTTATGCACGCGACCCGCCGCGGGTGTAGCAGTATCAGAGTACGACGC
Coding sequences:
- a CDS encoding EamA family transporter, with the protein product MTSPALFPRHIAVLLLALLACSFAGNHIAARIAFDNDTGLLLAILCRSGVTMLVLLGIVVWQRQALQMPPGAWRWQLLLGLLIATQSICLYSAVARIPVALALLIGNTFPILLALLTWALGGSAPTRRTVMLMGLILLGLMFALDLPARLSASEPAGPEWVVGVSVSFLAACVFACALWITDHKLSSLRGSVRSMLTLMIVFSSMALAGSADLIPGGMNLPGNETGWIALGALVLLYGIAFCMLFVTVPRLNMAKNAPVMNMEPIATLLFGWLLLDQVLSGIQMIGGAIVLAGIVLLTYRKDA